Proteins encoded together in one Pontiella desulfatans window:
- the cas8c gene encoding type I-C CRISPR-associated protein Cas8c/Csd1, whose translation MSWMQKLYETANEIEKMNPDEKQPWPIAHMAKVAHVEIILNHEGKLRNIRQLSSSESVTIIPVTEESANRTRNVDPHPLCEELGYCAKDLPDRDPERYGLMKSLMEGWLASFPHPKVAAVFNYLEGGTIYSDIEKHGLIPLKTKKEKGSATKIDSKKVFVRWRVESSDDLCSGTWEDETLINSWQRYDASTNAQQSFCMLSGEMVRVATKHSRFLRAPDDGAKLISSNDNDGYTYLGRFTDSKDDAGKQCCTVGYVESQKAHNALRWLISRQGYRISLSELGLTFLAWAVSGKEIPDPTANSLDFLGVPDEADISEKPLATDVGQNFALRLRRKMAGYAAGIRDSEDIVVMGLDSASKGRLAIIYYRELTGSEFLRRVEQWHHSFAWTQNFGKDRHFIGAPAPKEIAWAAFGRKVEGKNGVKLLGSTVERLFPCIIDGAPLPRDLMVSSVRRVSNRPGLEHWEWEKCLGIACSLFKGIHKDRSYKMELEDDRNTKDYLYGRLLAVAERIESTALWMAKESRDTTAARLMQRFADRPFSTWRTIETALVPYMSRIQTRMPGLRKGYDELLDEIHVKLNGNGYTEDTRLTGEYLLGYHCQRAWFKTHKRDHGKWVEKNPDEPEVNDVETELAN comes from the coding sequence ATGAGCTGGATGCAGAAACTTTACGAGACCGCCAATGAAATCGAGAAAATGAATCCTGATGAAAAGCAACCTTGGCCCATTGCACATATGGCAAAAGTTGCCCATGTTGAAATCATCTTAAATCATGAAGGAAAGTTGCGGAATATTCGCCAATTATCATCGTCTGAGTCCGTAACCATTATTCCTGTCACAGAGGAGTCTGCTAATAGAACGAGAAATGTTGACCCACACCCGCTCTGTGAGGAGCTGGGATATTGCGCCAAAGATTTACCTGACCGAGACCCTGAACGATATGGACTAATGAAATCCTTGATGGAGGGTTGGCTGGCTTCATTTCCTCATCCAAAGGTTGCGGCGGTATTCAATTATCTGGAAGGCGGAACAATCTATTCAGATATTGAAAAACATGGGCTGATTCCACTGAAAACAAAAAAAGAGAAGGGGAGCGCGACAAAAATTGATTCTAAAAAAGTTTTTGTCCGTTGGCGGGTCGAGTCCAGTGACGATTTGTGTAGCGGAACCTGGGAGGATGAGACCTTGATAAATTCCTGGCAGAGATATGACGCGAGTACAAATGCTCAACAGTCATTTTGCATGTTGTCTGGTGAAATGGTTCGAGTAGCCACGAAACACTCCAGATTTTTGCGAGCACCGGATGACGGTGCAAAATTAATCTCTTCTAATGATAACGATGGGTACACATACCTTGGGCGGTTTACAGACTCAAAGGATGATGCGGGGAAGCAGTGTTGCACAGTCGGTTATGTGGAAAGTCAGAAAGCGCACAATGCTCTAAGGTGGCTGATTTCTCGCCAAGGCTACCGGATAAGTCTAAGTGAACTTGGGCTTACATTTCTTGCTTGGGCAGTTTCCGGAAAAGAGATTCCTGATCCTACGGCCAATTCGCTGGATTTTCTCGGTGTTCCAGATGAAGCCGATATTTCAGAGAAACCATTGGCGACAGATGTCGGCCAAAATTTTGCGTTGCGACTGCGGCGAAAGATGGCTGGCTATGCCGCAGGAATCCGCGACTCCGAAGACATTGTGGTCATGGGGCTGGACTCGGCCTCAAAAGGGCGCTTGGCCATTATCTATTACCGCGAGCTGACCGGCTCCGAATTTCTAAGACGGGTTGAGCAGTGGCACCACTCATTTGCCTGGACGCAGAATTTCGGCAAAGACCGCCATTTTATCGGTGCTCCGGCACCGAAGGAAATTGCATGGGCGGCCTTCGGTAGAAAAGTCGAAGGGAAAAATGGAGTCAAGCTGCTGGGTTCAACCGTGGAACGGTTGTTCCCGTGCATTATTGACGGCGCTCCGTTGCCGCGTGATTTGATGGTGTCATCCGTGCGGCGGGTTTCGAATCGCCCGGGGTTGGAGCATTGGGAGTGGGAAAAATGTCTGGGGATCGCGTGTTCGCTGTTTAAGGGAATTCACAAGGATAGGAGCTATAAGATGGAACTGGAAGATGACAGAAATACAAAAGATTACCTGTATGGCCGTTTATTGGCGGTCGCGGAAAGAATCGAATCAACAGCCCTGTGGATGGCCAAGGAAAGCCGCGACACCACCGCGGCCCGGTTGATGCAGCGGTTTGCGGATCGCCCGTTTTCTACTTGGCGAACTATTGAAACAGCGCTGGTTCCCTATATGTCGCGTATTCAGACCCGAATGCCCGGTTTGCGAAAAGGCTACGACGAGTTGCTGGATGAAATTCATGTGAAGCTGAACGGAAACGGATACACCGAGGACACCCGGCTTACCGGCGAATACCTGCTGGGTTACCACTGTCAGCGGGCCTGGTTTAAAACGCACAAGCGCGATCATGGGAAATGGGTGGAAAAAAATCCGGATGAACCGGAAGTAAACGATGTGGAAACTGAATTAGCAAACTAA
- the cas5c gene encoding type I-C CRISPR-associated protein Cas5c, with translation MYDTAKNTIEFRLWGKYALFSDPLTKMGGEKCSYHVPTYEALKGVCKSIYWKPTLIWIVDEVRVMKQVRTQSKGTKLHRYQNETPELSYFTFLHDVEYQVRAHFEFNQHQPNLKEDWVDGKHFAICNRVLKTGGRQDIFLGTRDCQGYVEPCAFGEGIGAYDGLDEMAYGLMFHGFDYPDETGKHELWARFWRPVLRNGIVRFERPESISQDQRKFVRPMTPKTFGINQNVKPNQKEAEEMGVIE, from the coding sequence ATGTATGATACAGCAAAAAACACAATCGAATTCCGATTATGGGGGAAATATGCACTTTTCAGCGATCCCTTAACCAAAATGGGTGGAGAAAAATGCTCCTATCATGTCCCAACCTATGAAGCGTTGAAAGGTGTGTGCAAATCCATTTACTGGAAGCCGACGCTGATCTGGATTGTGGATGAGGTTCGGGTGATGAAACAGGTCCGAACTCAGAGCAAAGGAACGAAGCTGCATCGGTATCAAAATGAAACTCCGGAGCTTTCCTACTTCACCTTCCTTCACGATGTTGAATATCAGGTGAGGGCGCATTTTGAATTCAATCAGCACCAACCTAATCTGAAAGAGGATTGGGTGGACGGAAAGCATTTCGCTATCTGCAACCGAGTGCTCAAAACTGGTGGACGGCAGGACATATTTCTCGGAACGCGCGATTGTCAAGGCTACGTCGAGCCGTGCGCATTTGGTGAAGGAATCGGAGCCTATGATGGCCTCGATGAAATGGCATACGGGCTAATGTTTCACGGGTTCGATTATCCCGATGAAACCGGAAAGCATGAGCTGTGGGCGCGATTTTGGCGGCCGGTATTGCGCAACGGCATCGTTCGCTTTGAGCGTCCGGAATCCATCTCGCAGGACCAGCGCAAGTTTGTTCGGCCAATGACTCCGAAAACCTTCGGCATCAACCAAAATGTAAAACCGAACCAGAAGGAAGCGGAAGAAATGGGGGTGATCGAATGA
- the cas3 gene encoding CRISPR-associated helicase Cas3': protein MYLAHQNQSLQDHLRQVAELSGRNAEKIGLTDLGTLLGLLHDTGKYSSDFQVYIRSAIGLLNQDVDEEYVDAGQLRGTIDHSTAGAQILWNRCALDNSHQLFAQILALCLVSHHSGLIDCLSSGDDGIKDSFTGRINKPDNKTHRTEVMDRSEVRAEVSKFLEKEGLLQSFQQTVKKIYAHIPEKRQDSTVFHFQLGLLVRFLFSCLIDADRQDTADSEKVHAAQFRQNGSYVGWNVLIERLEQHLKRFGIPDVGSVNWIRSNVSRHCLESAGRDTGLFSLTVPTGGGKTLASLRFALHHAQEHEMDRIIYVIPFTSIIDQNACEVRKILEVDEGDSGRIVLEHHSNVGAERQSWKEKLLCDNWDAPIVYTTMVQFLEALFGGGTRGARRMHQLARSVIVFDEIQTLPIRCVHMFCNSVNFLVQSCGSSVVLCTATQPLLGDQHIDRLKGALALSSENEMMPDVQQLFDQLKRVEVRDERKPKGWAVDEIAELTVNEVTESGSCLVVVNTKKSARELYGKLSESLGESCFHLSTGMCPAHRREVLDKVKSRLDKAPVACVSTQLIEAGVDIDFASVIRYLAGLDSIAQAAGRCNRHGARAEGRVFVVNPAEENIDCLKDIAVGRDKANTVLDDYAEDPAKYGNDRIGPPLLEWYYQNYFYDRSADMVYPVSLGNSGQKDNLLNLLSTNPLAVSEYQRVHRESPSIYLRQSFKEAGRLFKSIDAPTQSVIVPFGKEGKDLIGELCGAFDVEKQFPLLRKAQQFSVNLFPHEFRKLQEEQAIFRIQEETEIFYLDQKYYSNRFGVSLEPINEEELLYV, encoded by the coding sequence ATGTATTTAGCGCATCAAAATCAAAGCTTGCAGGATCATCTCCGGCAAGTTGCAGAATTGTCGGGACGAAATGCTGAAAAAATTGGACTGACTGACTTGGGGACGTTGCTTGGTTTGCTTCATGATACCGGAAAATACAGTTCTGATTTTCAAGTTTATATTCGGTCTGCTATTGGATTGCTCAATCAGGACGTTGATGAGGAATATGTCGATGCGGGTCAGTTGAGGGGTACAATTGACCATTCCACGGCAGGGGCTCAAATACTATGGAATCGGTGTGCTCTGGATAATTCCCATCAACTTTTTGCTCAAATATTGGCGCTCTGCCTTGTTTCACATCATTCTGGACTCATTGATTGTCTTTCCAGTGGAGACGATGGAATTAAGGATTCCTTTACAGGTCGAATAAATAAACCCGACAACAAAACCCATCGCACAGAAGTAATGGATCGTTCTGAGGTTAGAGCGGAGGTTTCTAAGTTTTTGGAAAAGGAAGGATTGCTGCAGTCGTTTCAGCAGACCGTAAAAAAAATATATGCCCACATTCCGGAAAAACGTCAGGATTCCACTGTCTTTCATTTCCAACTCGGACTTCTGGTTCGTTTCCTTTTTAGCTGTTTAATTGATGCTGACCGTCAGGATACGGCTGATTCAGAGAAAGTTCATGCCGCTCAATTTCGACAAAATGGCAGTTATGTTGGTTGGAATGTTTTGATTGAGCGTTTGGAGCAACATCTGAAACGATTCGGTATACCGGATGTTGGAAGTGTGAACTGGATTCGTTCCAATGTCTCTCGGCATTGTCTGGAATCAGCCGGAAGGGATACCGGATTGTTCTCGTTAACCGTTCCGACCGGAGGAGGAAAAACGCTGGCCAGTTTGCGCTTTGCTCTGCATCACGCACAAGAGCATGAAATGGATCGGATTATCTATGTGATCCCATTCACATCAATCATCGATCAAAATGCGTGTGAAGTGCGTAAGATCCTTGAAGTAGATGAAGGAGATTCCGGGCGTATAGTTTTGGAGCATCATTCAAATGTCGGGGCCGAGCGGCAGAGCTGGAAGGAAAAGCTGCTTTGTGACAATTGGGACGCTCCGATTGTTTACACCACCATGGTTCAGTTTCTGGAAGCATTGTTCGGAGGGGGAACGCGTGGGGCCCGGCGCATGCATCAGTTGGCACGTTCCGTCATTGTTTTTGATGAAATCCAGACGCTTCCGATTCGGTGCGTGCACATGTTCTGTAATTCAGTGAATTTTCTCGTTCAGTCCTGCGGCAGTAGCGTGGTTCTTTGCACGGCCACACAGCCTCTGTTGGGAGATCAGCACATCGATCGTCTGAAAGGAGCATTAGCGTTGTCATCTGAGAATGAAATGATGCCGGATGTGCAGCAGTTGTTTGATCAGTTAAAACGGGTAGAGGTGCGGGATGAGCGAAAACCAAAAGGCTGGGCCGTGGATGAAATTGCTGAACTGACTGTCAATGAAGTGACGGAGTCAGGGAGCTGTCTGGTGGTGGTGAATACAAAAAAATCCGCCCGTGAATTGTATGGTAAGCTGTCGGAGTCGCTGGGGGAATCCTGCTTCCATTTGAGTACCGGAATGTGCCCGGCTCATCGCAGAGAAGTTTTAGATAAAGTCAAAAGTCGATTGGATAAAGCGCCGGTCGCGTGTGTCAGCACCCAATTGATTGAGGCTGGAGTGGATATTGATTTCGCATCGGTCATTCGCTATCTGGCGGGGCTGGATTCAATCGCCCAAGCTGCTGGGCGCTGCAATCGGCATGGAGCTCGAGCGGAGGGGCGCGTTTTTGTGGTGAATCCTGCTGAGGAAAATATTGATTGTCTGAAGGATATTGCGGTGGGCAGGGACAAGGCAAACACTGTGCTGGATGATTATGCCGAAGATCCTGCGAAGTATGGCAATGATCGGATCGGTCCGCCTTTGTTGGAGTGGTATTACCAAAACTATTTTTATGATCGATCCGCCGATATGGTTTATCCGGTTTCGTTGGGGAACTCGGGGCAAAAAGACAATCTTTTGAATCTGCTATCCACTAATCCGCTAGCGGTTTCTGAATATCAGCGTGTGCACAGGGAGTCTCCCTCCATTTACCTTCGACAATCCTTCAAGGAAGCCGGACGGCTTTTCAAATCCATCGATGCACCCACCCAAAGCGTCATCGTGCCGTTTGGAAAAGAAGGAAAGGATTTGATTGGCGAGTTATGCGGGGCCTTTGATGTCGAAAAACAGTTTCCGCTCTTACGCAAAGCCCAGCAGTTTTCAGTAAACCTATTTCCGCATGAATTCCGGAAGCTACAGGAAGAGCAGGCCATCTTCCGGATTCAAGAGGAGACGGAGATTTTTTATTTGGATCAGAAATATTACAGCAATCGGTTCGGTGTTTCACTTGAACCCATTAACGAGGAGGAACTCCTATATGTATGA